One stretch of Argiope bruennichi chromosome 3, qqArgBrue1.1, whole genome shotgun sequence DNA includes these proteins:
- the LOC129962862 gene encoding uncharacterized protein LOC129962862, producing MKSARKRKHSSVASEERTASLVLTGTSPEQVLAGTDTQKKRQKQSRISISVKNAKKGESSAIRRDPNISGESQPPSVDTSTDYKCSICLDSTRRKKMKPLPCSHTFHQICIDTWLKMSRRCPLCRQATAPPQNVRTRSSNQMQSLVQLRTLLGMRFGLIRGGFYISDDTIFYHS from the coding sequence ATGAAAAGTGCTCGGAAACGCAAGCATTCTTCAGTCGCTTCAGAAGAGAGAACAGCATCGTTAGTGCTGACAGGAACATCTCCAGAACAAGTGCTAGCAGGTACAGACACTCAAAAGAAACGTCAAAAGCAATCACGCATCTCTATCTCTGTGAAGAATGCCAAAAAGGGTGAATCATCTGCCATTAGGAGGGATCCAAACATTAGTGGAGAAAGTCAGCCTCCTAGCGTAGACACTTCAACAGACTATAAATGTTCTATTTGCCTGGATTCAACtcgtagaaaaaaaatgaagcctctTCCGtgttcccatacattccatcaaATATGTATTGATACGTGGCTGAAAATGAGCCGAAGATGCCCTTTATGTCGCCAAGCGACTGCTCCTCCTCAAAATGTTCGAACTCGCTCAAGTAATCAAATGCAGAGCTTAGTGCAATTACGAACTTTGCTTGGGATGAGATTTGGCTTAATTCGTGGCGGCTTTTATATTAGCgatgatacaattttttatcattcatga